GTTTCTGGCGGGGTGTAGTCCGGGTGCCAGAATCGGAGTCGGTACCCGATATATACTCGGCCGAGCGTGTTCGTTTGGACCGGTGTGAGTTTCTCGCGGGCGACATCGAAGTAGAAGATTGTTGGACGACCGTGGTGATTCCGGAGAATGACGTATTCGCCGGTCAGTTCGGCACTGTCTTCTTCGTGGAGTGGGATCCACAGCTGCTGGTTGTCTTGGCGGAGTTCGGAGTATTGTTTGAAGCTGGCGAGGATTTCGTCCGTCGGGATTTGGTCGTCGATTCCCCACGTGCCGGTGTTCATTCGCGACTGTCGGTTGAGGTGTAGTACGCGAGGCTCGTAGGTGTGGAATTCGTCCACAACCGCTTGGATAACGCTCATTGATTGGATCAAGGGGGTCCGCTTTGGGGGAGGGATGTTCGTGGTTCGGTAGCGGGTACTAGGCGGGTACGGCCGATATGCCAATAAGTCTTTCAATAGCGGAGTGAAAGTGAAAAGTGGTGAAATTAGGCTCCCCTAGTGTTCTTGCGTGTATTCTAGTAGGCGGTTTTTCGCCACTGGAGCTGTTTTGTCACAGCTCGGAATATAGCTGAGAGGTAAGAGAAGGGTTTAATATATAAATTTTGATACGAACGTTCGTAGCAGGTGATGGGGTGAGCCGGAAAACACGGATCAAACGCGTCCTCGAACGGGCAGACAAACCGCTATCCACGAACGAGGTCGCCGCCCGAGCGAGCGTCGCATGGCACACAGCCCGAGACGACCTCGAAGAACTCCACGACGAGGGCGCGGCGTACAGGACGGAACTGAACAACCGGCTCACCATGTGGTGGGATTGCGAAATCCCCCTGTAAGATACCGGAACAACACTGGTGACGACGATGGAGCTTGATGAGCACGAACTAGTTCAAGAGATCGCTGAGGTCATCCAGAAGGCAGATGATGACCGACTGCCGGATGACACGATATGGTATGGCGATGCACAAACGCTGCCAGAGGCGATAGCGAGACGCGTCGTAAATATCCGCGAGAAAGGTGGTAACGAGTGAACGGCAACAGTACAGAATCACACGAGACACCGGATGGCTACGTCACAACTCAGATTGATGTCGTTGACGGCGTGGTAGAACTCACTCGGCACGGTCCACGAGAAAACATGTTCAAACAGATCACGACAAATGTGGACTGCCTGACGGACTCCTACCAATACTTTGGGACGGACGAGTGCATCAAGGCAAAGCTCTGGGAAGGAGACGACGGCAAGAAACGACTATATGCTCGGTTCCGAAGGACGGACAATCGGAACAAGTTCTGGGAGCACTACGCCGAACTCACAGACATCGCAGAGAACGCTGGAGAAGGTGATGCGTAATTCAAGCGGTCAAGCAGGAGACGATAGCGAAGGCACCAACACCACCGACACTGGATAGTCTGCAGCTGACGAGGGAGACCAGTCGGAAAGAAGTGAACACCTTCCTGGAGAGAAAGGACGTGGACCACAAACTCGGTGGTGTCGTCAAATGGAGGGCGTGTTTTGGTGCCCGGTATCGTGGTAGACTCGTCGGTGTATGTATCGTTGACCGGCCGACAGCTCGTATGCTCGATGATGAGAAGTATTGTGAGATCACGCGGTATGCGTCCCGACCGGATCGACCGAGCAACATGGGGACGTGGCTGATTTCCCGTGCTCGTGACTGGGCTGCGCTTGAAGGACATGAGAAACTAATCGCGTACGCTGGAGTAGCCGGGAACCGTGGAACATTATATGACGGTGCAGGTTTCGAGGAGGTCGAAGTAACGAACGCTACAGGGGTTGGATGGCAAACACGCGATGGCCGGAAATCGTGGGACGACTATACACGGCGAAAGTGGGTATACGAACTGGAAGGTGCAGAACGATGGTAGAGATCGGAGCGGGAGAAGGTGAACAATGAGATGGGATGGTTACGGAAACAGATTGACGAACAAACTGTTGAACAGTCGAATCTCGGTGCGTTCGCATGAGTCGCCAGAACAAACGTGAACTGGTTGCGGAGATCTGTGAACTGGCAGGATGTGATGATACGGAGTATCGTGGAAACGGCCACATGAAACGCGAGCAGCTGGTTCAGGTCCGGGATACGCTACGAGAGTTCGGACAGAAGACGCAGGGTGATAACTAATCGACCAAAACCTACAGCAGAAGATCGAACAGCTTCAGCAGCGCGTCGAACAGGTTGACCAGCTGCGATCGGAGCTCGAAGACGACCTGGAACAGCAAAAAGCCGAGGCAACGGATACGGTCGTCGAGGAACTGACTATCGACGGGATACGCGAGGAATATTTGGATGCGTTCGCCGAGAAACCGTATAAGATCGTTCCCAAGTCGCAGGATGAGGCGTTCGTTGTTGTGCCGCGGTTCGTGCCGTTCAACGTAGGGTGGCTGCACGAACAGAACGACGCGTGGAACGTGTTCGTCGTCAACAAGTACGTTGACTGGATCACCGAACTCCCGGACGACATCCGGGACCGGGTCGGCATCGAACAGCAATACGAGGAGGCGCAGGTCCACGACGATACCGTCGAGTTCAGCAGCGAGGACGAACGCGACCAGGCATGGGACGACCTTGGTGGCCGGGACGGTGGCCTCTACCGGCGGAAAGGCGACACCGAGATCAAGATCAAGAACGGGAAAGAGTTCGAGATTATCGCCGAACTCATCGAACAGGGCAACCTACCCTTTACGCCGCAACCGGTCGCTGACGAGGACCTCCGCGATGACCGGAGTGGAATTCAGCTGCGGCCGTACCAGGAACGGGCGTGGGAGAAATTCAGAGAGACCGGGATGGTCGGTATCTACTGGTGTCCCGGCGCCGGGAAGACATTCATCTCCCTGTACATCGGTGACCGCATCAACGGCAAGAAGCTCGTCGTGGTCCCCTCACGGACGCTAAAGGAGCAGTGGGAGGACGCGATTCACGGCCGGAAAGAGAAATATCCCGGCGCGGTCGATCCCGGTGAGTGGGAGATCCAGACCTATCAGTATCTGACCCACCGGAACAACCTCGAGGACTACCAGAACGATGCGGTGACGCTGACGATTTTCGACGAATGCCACCGCCTGCCGGCAAACACGTTCTCGAAGCTAGCAACGATCGACACGACGTACCGAATGGGGCTCAGCGCTTCACCGTACCGGGAAGACGGCCGCACCGACTACATCTTCGCGTTGACCGGGTACCCGATCGGGTTGAAGTGGCAGGAACTGATCGAACTGGGAGCGGTCCAAGAGCCGGACGTCACCGTCTACCTGTATTCCACACAACATCGGAAGCGCAAGGACGTGGCGAACATTGTCGCCGAGCGCGCCGGGAAGATCCTCATCTTCTGCGACGCGATCCAGAAAGGGAAGCGGCTCTCACAGGAGCTGGATGTGCCGTTCGTCCACGGCGACACGTCGGACCGGATGGAGACGTTCCGGGAGAACCGTGTGGTCATCGGGAGTCGTGTCGCGGACGAAGGCGTCTCGCTCGACGAACTGGATACCGTGGTCGAGTACGATTTCCACGGTGGATCACGGCGGCAGGAAGCCCAGCGCGTTGGCCGCGTGATGCATAGCGACGGCAAGGGCGAGCATATCGTGATGATGACCGACGAGGAGTACGAGAAACATGGCCAGCGGCTCTACTCGCTGGAAGAGCAGGGATTCAATATTCGATTTGAACGAAGGCGATGAAGGGTGACAGGATAAGGGGGCCGATCAGGATGGGTGACGTATTCATCGTAGACGAGGAGACACTGGCTGAGGCCGTGAAGAAGGCCGGATACGCCTACCAGCAAGAGCACGGCTACGGGAACCGGGCATCCGATTTCAATCTGTATCTGCAGGCGGAACTCCCGCGGTTCATCAAACAGGTCGGAGAAGAACTGGGAGAACAATGATCGAACTCGCTGCAGCAATTTTATTCACATTGATGTGTTTCAGGATCAGTCTGTGGCTGCTTCCCGACCGTGACACGAAATAGAGCGGCCTGTTTCCATCGCTTCTGCTGGCTCGAAATCGCATAGCGCGTTAAGAACGTTCGGTGGAACGGGTTCTGCGGGAGATCCACTGTGGACGAACGTCCCAATCTCGCAGAGGAAGCAACAACGCTTCTCACCGAACTGCAGCAGGACTTCTCCCCACTTCAGATCACGATGCTGCTGGCCGCTGCCCAACAGATCCATACCGCTCACAACGCTCACAGCGCCTCCATAGAACGAATCATTCGCGGCGACCATCTCACCGATAATTCACTGGACCAGGATCGGTGATCACACGACCACTGGCACATACGAATTCAATGTAAAAGCACGATACACCAGAGTCATATCACATCCCACACAGGAAATAGAGGGGGTTGGCCATCCGCTTCATGGAACGTTATCGAAGTCAGTCCAATGGTTCTTGAGAGGGATCCGTCGAACGGCCGACGATCGCTTCACGCATTTCCGGCGTTGTAGAGATCTGTTCTTGCAGCTTTTCCTCGCCGCGGACGTATTTGATCCAGTAGTACCAGAGACTGCTCGCATCCGGACACTCCAGGTTCAGCTCTTTCCGCCGCTCAGACAGCTCCTCGGACGTCTCCTCGATCTCCGCGTCAGTTACCCTGTTGGACGGTAACGTGACCATCAAGAAATCACGGTAGTCATCAAACAATGCATGGTGCTGTTTCGCCGATTTCCGGAACCGTTCCGCACGGTTATCCGGCTTTGCGGCTCGCCGGTAGCCGGTGATCACTGCCATCCCCAGCGGCAGCACGATTGTCGTCCACCGAGGCCACGCCGTCCATACCGCTTGAGAGACGAGCAACAGGCTTGCAGTGAACAGCACCGTGTCAAGAAACCGGTTCAGCCACCGGTAGAAGTTCGCCGCCAAGAAATGCTGATTATACGTGTTGCACGCGGAATCGGCTTTAATCACCGCGTTCTTCCGGATCCGGTCTCGGAACGCAGGGTCCTGGTCACCGGTCATCGGTTCACCTCGTCACCGATCGCGTCACCGTACGCTTCGTCCGCTGCCGCAGTGTTCCCTTGTCGTCGAAGCCGGTTTGCTCGGCGTACATGCTCACGCGCCTCTCGTGCCGTTTGAATAGCTTCGCGGCGGTCCGCCGGATCCATCTCTCCATCAATCCGCTGGCCGTACACGGGTTCTCGCGTGCCGTTCGAGATCCGCTGCGGTAACTGCTCGAAGAAGCCCTCCACCAGCTCTTCTGTCGACGCGTTCTTATCCGGGTGCGTGCGGACGTAGTGGTACGCCATGACCTCCATGTGATAGGACGAGACCGGGGACCCGGTGTTGTCGTTGAACTTCTTAGCGATCCGGGCCACTCGCTGCAGCTGTCCACCGCGCGCCCGGTCAACGGCGTCGAACTGGTTTTTGTACTGCCGAGGGTTCGTCTGCACCCACGACCGGCCCCCGCTGTACGTGTCCGGTATCACGTATCCGTCACCACTGCGGAACGCCGGCGCGACTTCGACCGTGAAATCGTGGAACTGGACGGCAACCACATTCCGATCGATACTGACCTTGGAGTTCGGATACCGTCGTTCCAACGCTCGTTTCACGGCCTGCAAGCAGTTCTTCGACCCGTTCTCACCTTGGAGCCATTGCCCATGTTGCGCCTCGTCAAGCACGACCATCACGTCCGAATCGGACTCTTCGTCCAGTGGCCCGACCATGGTTCCCCGTGTATGAGAGCCGATCTGGTGGCTGTCTTCCACGTCCAGCTCCTCGTCCATGATGTCGACGAGACGTTGCCGGCGTTCGTCGATCGTCTCTCCCTGGTGGTCCGTGATCGCGGCCTCGTCCGCGTACTCGTCGATGGAAGTCTGCTCATCGTCTGAGTCCGCAGCAGACGGTTCGGCACTGCCGCCACCTGGACCAGTACCACCGGATCGACTCCGGGGTGAAATACCGCTACCCATGCTACGACCACCCCCGAACCGGGAAGTACGCGTCAAGCGGTGCCTGTCCGATCTGGAGCGCGGAGTGGATCGAGGCGGCCCACTGTTCGTACTGGCGGACGGCTACCGCGGCTGGTTCCGATCCGACGTCCGTGACGCGGAGCCAGCGCTGACCTGCAGCGCCCGACACAGCGGGTGGAAGCTGTGGTAACAAGTTCTCGGACTGCAGGCCGATCGCGAGGATATCGTCCGGTTCGTATTCGATCGCGATTTCCTGCAGCCGCCGCAGCAGGTCGGGGAACCGGTTTCCATATGAGAAGTATTGGGCGCAGTAGTAGGCGACGCGGTCGATCCCGTAGTGATCGAACACCTCGTAACAGATATCGCGCTCGTACGGGGTCTCGCCTTTCACCAGGGGAATCGGCTCGATCCCGTGGTCACGGAACTGTGGGATGACGTCCGCCAAGGTCTCTGCGTACGTGCGTATCGTCTCCACCCGGAACGATTGCGGGTCATCACGGTACACCGGCGTATCACATGGGACGATGCCGCTCGCGCCGTATTCGGTGGCGACCGCGAGCTCCCGGTCCGGGAACCAGAGTTCGAGTTCCTCGTCGTCGAAGGTCGAGGAGAGCACGACGTCGGCGTCAAGGTCGGCAGGTGTCCAGCCCTTCTGCTGGAAGCGGTGAACGTACCGCTCGTCAATCATGACAGTCGGGATGGCATCGGTTTGCTGCGCTACAGCGACCTGTGCAGCCTTTGGTTCGAGCCGGGGGATTGGACCAGTAAGTTCCATCTACTGATCCACCTGCTCGGAAGCAACCTGGTCGAGAATCGGGGAATGATAGCGGCTTTGCATGGGTCGTATGTGATCGTGTCTGGGTATGGTTGGAAAGAATATGAATGCCTAGCTGAACAACTGGCTGTGGTGAGAATGTGTTTCAACTCGAAACGTTTACGGTACAACAATGATAGTTGTGGTCAATGGCTGATCTCGACGATATTCTCCAGGAAGTGATGGAATGGGGTCAGTACCACGCCGCGGTGTACCGGACACTGGTGGAACGCGGTGCGCTCGAACCGACCGATGTCTCCACGTGGTCTGACGTCCCGCAGGGCCGTGTCTACGATATTCTGGACGACCTGTACCGAGAGGGTGCGGTCAAAACGCAGAGCGTCAACCCTACGATCTACGTGGCCCAGCACCCGGAGAAAATCATCGATCGGAAGGAGGCCGAGTTTGTGGAGAAAGCGACGGAAGCGAAGCAACGGCTGTTCCAGACGTACGAGGTCAACTTTAACGAAGATCTCGGACGGAACCCGGCCTGGGTGGTGGCCGGCCGATCCGGCGTGGTCGATCAGGTCCGGGAGCAGCTTGAATTTGCGGATCAGCGAATTGACGCGCTTGAACCGGAACCGTGGTACGGGGACGACGACGTTGATCTCCTACAGTCGGTCTCAGAAAACGGATGTGATGTCCGCATCGTTGGCCGGGCAGGCGCAGAAGATGCTCTCGAACCGTTTGTGGATTCCCCGGTTAGCGTGCGGCATTCCACGGATGTGACTACATCGTTCTATCTGATCGACGATGACCGGGTGATTCTGAACATTGGCCGGGGAGATACAGGGGTGATGTTCCGGGATGCCACCATAGCAACTGTTTTGACGACAGAATTCGAGAATACATATAACGCGGCACACGAGGTGACCACTCCCGATGCATAGAAAACTGCTGCCGTTGGCGTTGATGTACGCCGACGATGGAGAGCCGATTGAAGGACGGACACGGCTACAGAAACTGGTGTTTCTGATGCAAAAGGAACTCGAGCAGCGTGAGCAGTCGGGGATGGTCGGATCAGCGTACGAATTCATTCCATATGACTATGGTCCGTTTTCAAAGGATCTCTACGATGATCTGGATGCGATGATCAACCAGCAGTTTGTGGATGATACCGAGGAGCCGTTGCGTTCGGGGAAAGTGAAGTACGTCTACGAGATCGAAGACGACGGACAAACGTTAGTTGAGACAGAATCGGAGAACCGGGAGAGCGTCGCTGAGGTTGTACAGGTAGCGCAGGAAATCAAGGAGGAGTACAATGATATGCTGCTCTCAGATCTCATTGAGTTCGTGTATTCAGAGTACCCGGATTACGCCGAACGAAGCGTATACTAACCCCTTCTCTTAGGATAAGGGTTCGATGACTGGTAGGATATCTAAACGCACCCAGCCAAGGTTGAGTTTCCATTCCACCGATTGTCTCGAAACCGGTTGTACGGTTAAAAGTATCTCGTGATACCCGTTCTTCAGTGCCTTTCCTCATCTGCAGCGAATACCTTAAATAAAAATTCACTCAGCGGGTGATCACGCCATCGACTCCGACGATAGGAACGAATTCACTGAAACATACCAGTTACATCTTGCTTCTGACGAGGCCCTAGAGGTCGAATACGTATCTCGAGACGATTGGGAAGGATTACTTGATTCGTGTCCCGAGTGCCATGGCACCGAGTTCGACCATATGCGGTACGAGGGCGGGCACTACGGGCACCACGAGGGCACAGTGATTCAGCGCACCGACTACTGGGATCAGAAGGGCATCTTATACACAGCCTGCAAATCGTGTGATGAAGTCCTCTACAAGCACCCGGCGTATGATCTGCTGGAGCAGTGGCTTAATCGGTCGGAGAAGGAGTAGAGGATTTAACCGGTAGTACGCGGGACCTTTCATAGAAGGATGATTTCTGACAACCTCAAGTCAGTTCCAACCGGGACTCCCGGCGTTTACTGCATGTTTGATCTCGACGGCAAGGCCGCCTACGCAGGGCAGACCAGTAAACTCCGGAGCCGCCTCAGGCAACACTTTATCCGACAGGACTCCAGCGTGGTCAGCTATGGCCGACTGGATATCTGGGATATCGCCTACGTGGACTGGTGGGAAACGCCTGAGACGGACCGGGCTGAACAGAAACTACTCTCCGCGTACCAACCGTATCTCAACTTTGATGCCGAAATCACGCCACCAAGCGGTTCCGTCGACCTTGAGATAGAGCAGCCAGACGGAACGGTCGAGCTGGTGTCCGAGGAAGAGCGAGCGTTTCGGTCGGAACCATACAACCGGTCAAAGCAGAAACTTGAGCATCTGCTGCGCATGGTCGATACGATCAAACTGGCTGGCCACAGCGATGCGACCAAGAAAACGCTCTATGCTCATCAGCGCATTTTCCACGAGAACGTCTCCGAGTTCCTCGGCGTCGAACCTGAGGAAGCTCACACCGATCTTTCCGACTGGGTCGAATAGCCGGTCACGGAATCTCCGTGTCACCGCTATTTTCCTGTCACCGCCACAGACAGACAGAGACTCATCCTCGGCATCTCCGCTGAAACGCATTGCAGGAGAGTGTTACGCGGTCAGCACTGCCAGCCGTTTTTCGATGTCTTCCTTGACGTAGTCTTCGATATCGTCCATATACGGTTCAAACTCGTCAGGTTCCGTTCTGAACTTCAGCGATTCCAGTATGGCCGTGATGAGCTGCGCTTTCCGGTCGACCAGCTGTTCGTAGGTCCACCACTCGTTGAAGTACTGGACTGTGGGGTGGACCTCCGAGAACTGGGTTTCATCCTCTGGCAGATCCTGGGCGACCAGTTCCTCGAGTTTATCGTTCGAGATATTATCTGTGGTCGAGAAGTACTGGTTAACGAGATTGTCCATGTCCTTGCTGTGTCGGAGGTGGTACTCGCGGAGTTTCACCGAGAACAATCGGTTCTTGATCGGCGTGTTCACCTCCTCGTCCAGAAGCATCATGTTCCCGAGGTCGCGGACAAACCGTTCCTCGATCCCGTCGATGATCTGCTCGATCTCGTCGTACCCGGGATCGTCCGCGGAGAGGAGGTGGGCGTCCCGGTTCCGCAGATAGTCGATCTGCGTTTCGATCATGTTGCGGTCGCCATTATCGAAGAAGCATTCCAGCCAGGCGTACGGGTTCTCCTTGCCGGGGAGGAAGTAGGATAGGGGGAGAATGTGCTCGATGTGGACCTCGCTCGGATCCTCGCTCAGTTCGGATTTCGTGATCCCGGTCTGGTTCCGTCGCCGGAAGTCTTCGTCTGCCAGTTTCAGGAACAGCTGCTTCGTCTGGTTGTTCCGCCAGTTTTCGCTGGTGATGAGGACGTCGATGAACGACTCGTCGAAGAGCTGGCGCGCTGAGCTATCGATGTTCTCGATCAGCGTTTCACTGATCGTATCGACGTCGAACTGGTTCCCTGACTGTTCGAGTTCGCGGAACGCTTGACAGGTTTTCGGGTACGTGTCGTCCACGACGGTCGCCACGAGATCGGAAATCGCGACCCGGAACGTGATATTCTCCACCGTTTTCAGGATGTCGCGGAGAAACGCGTCCTTCCCGGGGGCTTCCGTCACGGCCTGGTAGACGTACATGACGAATGGCCGCCACTGCTTGGTCCCGAGTTTGTTGAGACGCTGGAGGATGGCTTCGCACTCTTCCCGGTACTCCTTTTTCAGCTCGGTGTCGTCGTCGGTCAGGTCGGCGGTCACGATCTCCCGGTACCTGCCCGCATAGTTTTCCAGTTCCTCGAGGAAGTCGCGGGCCTGTCCGGGGCTGGCCAGCCGGGATTTGATATCGCGGCGGCCGATCTGTTTCAGCCGGAACGCTTCCAGCATGTTGCTGCGGGCATCGGTCACAGTCTCGAACGACTTCTCGGTTGCCGCCAGGTAGTGGGCGAGGAAGTCCTCGACCGCGTCCGCGTCACCGCCGAACATCTGTACCACGTTCTCCCAGCGGGCGATCTGTTTGTCGCTGTCGGACTCGCCCTGGAACCGGCCGACGATACGAGCCCGGACCTTGTCCATATTGGAGAGTTCGACCCCACGGTCGTTCAGCGACTGGAAGACTTCGATGCGGAGCTCCTGGTTGTCGGTCTGGAAGATGCACTCGGAGACGCGGAGTGACCGGAGGGTGAAATGTGCAAGGTTGAGCAGGGCCTTGACCTCTTTTTCGGGCGTGTCGAACTCTTCCCGGTCGGCGAATGCGGCGACCTTTGCATCGTAGTATTCGTCGGTCTGCACCAATCGGCGGTGGGAGTCGCCGAAATACCGGAACGACTCCAGCAGGTCGGTATCGGCCAGTTCCTCGTCGTCTTCGTAGACTTCTTCGGGGATCCCGATCTCATCGAAGAGGTCTCGGAGGCGGATGGCGTTCTGTTTGCGGCCGTCGTACTGGTCCATCGCCTTGAGCGTCTGAACCTTCTTCTCGGGGTCCTGGAACAGCAGCTCGTAGATCTTGTCGTCGTGGTCGTTGAGTTCCAGGAATGGGGTTTCGGTTGGGCCTTTCCGCCGGTACAGCAGCTCGTCGAGATATTCCTCACAGATGTGTTCGGCGTACTCTTGGAGCTGGCCGTCGACCTGGTCCCGCTTCTCCTCGAGATGGTCTTTGATGTTCTTCAGGAGGATGGAGACCGTGGAGAGGCGTTGCTGGCCGTCGATGATCTCATAGACTTCACCCTGCGAGGACCGGGCAATATACACGGTGCCGAAGTAGGTGTCCACCGGGAGTTCGCCGGATTTTGGTTTCAGTGTGAGAATAGACAGGAGCGTGTCCCACAGTTCCTCATGTTGTTCCTCCTCCCACGAGAAGTTCCGCTGGTATTCCGGAACCTCGAACCGTTCTCCATCTGTCACGCGGAGGAGCGACCGGTTTTTCAGCTCGATATCCTGCTCGAGCGAGCGGATGAACTGGGTGCTATCCACGAAATCCAGGTCCTGATAGATCTCCCGATAATCAGTGGGATCATAGTCGATGATCCCTGTCCCGTCTGGATCGCCGGGATACAAGAAGACCCGGGTCCCACAAAGTGGTGTTTCGTCCGAACTTTCCATACCCTTACACCGGTATCAGTTATACGTTAATATTGTGGTAGCAGACAGCTTCCGCTTCCTTGATACACCGGGTGCCGAGCTAATCCAGTGAGGTGAGCGGCTGATGTTCTTGCGCTGCAATCCGATCACAGACCGTGATGATATCCACGGTATGTCGATCCTTATGGTGGTAGACGATCCGGTCATCCTGGAGATCTATCTCCACATCACCGCCGTGGTAGCCGTGCCGTTCGTACTCCCGCAGGACATCAATATCACCGTAGTCCCAGCAGAGTATTGTATCAGCCGACCCGAGCGGATAGTCGTTTTCGAAGTGAGTCGTGAGTTCGACGTACACGTGGCTGGTCCGGGGGTCTCCATCCTCCAGCAGGATAGCGGGTACTTCGTGGTCTGCTTTGTACTCCTCTACGGTAATCTCTGTGTCTGCATGGGTATTGGAGCGTTCGAGGGCTAACAGGACCTCGGTGCGGTTGGTCGGCGTGAACGGTTCAGCAGGGTTGATTGCATCGAGCCGGTCCTCGAGTGATGTTGTCTGCGACTGTGCGCGTCGCCGCAGCTGTGCCCGCTTCCGTGTCTCCAAGTAGTCCTCCTTGAACCACGGATCTTCGGCAATCTTCGTCATGTAGTGTTTGAGCTCCCGTTTCAGTTCCTTGTACAGTGAACTGGCCTTGTTCCGGACCTTGCCCCGGTTCGCCGAGAGTTCCAGGTCCTGGCAGTTGGCGATGAAGAAGAAGTGAATGAACTCGTTGTCGTGGGTGAGAACCTCGTTGACCTGCTCGACCTTGATGTGGTCTTTCGCGAGCCAGACACCGAACTGAACGGAGTGCCGACCGTAGGTGGGGAGTTCGTTCCGCGCTTCTTTGCCTCCGATCATGCCGACGATTTCCACGGTTGACGTTCCACTATCGTGCTCGAATTCAATTTCCCGCGGCGG
This portion of the Haloterrigena gelatinilytica genome encodes:
- a CDS encoding ATP-binding protein, with product MKQHPEVNEVQEFLEIASDFEDPLEIIRESLSNAYDAGATEVLITIRNTASGSDIIIEDDGHGMSRDDLKSFFDLGNSRKTDSIGHKGHGTKIFYKSDRIVVDTAHDGTNYHAVMDRPWEKLNNKTLPEYEVTEMETRPDNTGTRIQISGFRSGEGFDPASLTYDKVHHYLKWKTIAGSTAHYFDSDQREMDVVVDLDQEIDDSRDELATTNQLTFPSEQLEPDTGEFPATRMCKHYPPREIEFEHDSGTSTVEIVGMIGGKEARNELPTYGRHSVQFGVWLAKDHIKVEQVNEVLTHDNEFIHFFFIANCQDLELSANRGKVRNKASSLYKELKRELKHYMTKIAEDPWFKEDYLETRKRAQLRRRAQSQTTSLEDRLDAINPAEPFTPTNRTEVLLALERSNTHADTEITVEEYKADHEVPAILLEDGDPRTSHVYVELTTHFENDYPLGSADTILCWDYGDIDVLREYERHGYHGGDVEIDLQDDRIVYHHKDRHTVDIITVCDRIAAQEHQPLTSLD